CGGTGCGTCAATCAATATTTTGTCCACGGGCCCACTTGAAAAATTTGTCGCATCCGCCTGAATCAAACGATTCGTCGCAAATTTCAAACGCGACAAATTTTGTTTTACTAATTGCAACCGATGAAAATTGACATCCGCAGAAAAAATAGTCGCTTTTCCCGAAGACAATTCTAACAAATAACCGCTTTTTCCCCCAGGAGCGGCGCACAAATCCAAAATTTTCTCCCCCGACTGCGGCGACAACAAACGACAGGCCAGCCCGGCGCTGGCATCCTGCACAGAAAAATACCCCTGACGGAAAAATTCGCCGCGACCGATTTCCGCAAAAGAAGTGACCTGAAAAAAATCAGGCACGTCTTCAATTTGAGTGAATTCAATGTTTTCTTCCGCCAGAAAAGCTGCAAAATCTTCTGCACTGACGCGCAGCCGATTGGCGCGCAGCGAAATCAGAGGGCTTTGGTTATTTGTTTTGCACAGGGAAATTGTCTCGCTTTGGCCCCATCTTTCCAGCCAACGCTGCACCAGCCATCGCGGATGCGAATAGCGAACTGAAATAAAATCAACAATGTCTTTGCTGGGATCAGGGTAAACAACCTGCTCCGATTTTCTGATGTAATTGCGCAAAATGGCGTTCACTTTTCGCGACCAAAAATTTCCACCCCGTTTTCGCGCCAGCCGAACCGCTTCATTGACGACCGCGTAATCCGGGATTCGTTCCAAATAGAGCAGTTGATAAATTCCACTCTGCAAAATGTAGCGAATGAAACGGGGCGCGCGAGCAATGTCGCCCTGATAAAAATAATCGATGATCCAGTTCAATTGATTCTGCCAGCGAATGACGCCGAAAAAGATCTCCTGCGTCAATGCCCTGTCCGAAGGCTTCAATTCTTTTTCTTTCAGAATTTTTTCGAACAAAATATCGGCATAGGTTTCCGTGCTATTCCACTGCTCCAACAAATGAATGACTATTTGGCGCGCTGACATAAATCCTTCTGATTGAAAAAAGCATTGATCAAAACATTATTT
This Calditrichota bacterium DNA region includes the following protein-coding sequences:
- the rsmB gene encoding 16S rRNA (cytosine(967)-C(5))-methyltransferase RsmB; translation: MSARQIVIHLLEQWNSTETYADILFEKILKEKELKPSDRALTQEIFFGVIRWQNQLNWIIDYFYQGDIARAPRFIRYILQSGIYQLLYLERIPDYAVVNEAVRLARKRGGNFWSRKVNAILRNYIRKSEQVVYPDPSKDIVDFISVRYSHPRWLVQRWLERWGQSETISLCKTNNQSPLISLRANRLRVSAEDFAAFLAEENIEFTQIEDVPDFFQVTSFAEIGRGEFFRQGYFSVQDASAGLACRLLSPQSGEKILDLCAAPGGKSGYLLELSSGKATIFSADVNFHRLQLVKQNLSRLKFATNRLIQADATNFSSGPVDKILIDAPCSGLGVLSKRVDLRWRRTPEEMRELPNLQMAILENAAKLVKTGGVIVYATCTIEPEENDQVVGKFLNIHPEFKIEHADRFVPERFVAAEGWVQTFSHRHKMDGSFATRLKKINAK